The Clarias gariepinus isolate MV-2021 ecotype Netherlands chromosome 20, CGAR_prim_01v2, whole genome shotgun sequence genome includes the window cttgtttttgtagcccttttttcccccattgtCTAGGATGGATGTCAAATTTGGAGAcacttataaatatatttaggtATCCTTTTcaaattgaaaattgaaaagctaaaaaaaaaaaatggcttaaaTTTGGCCATACAGATTGGACTGGAAGAATGGAAGGTGGTCATGTTGGTTGATGAGCTTaaattgaccctattccagagcaaggTGCACGTCAGGGTACGAGGGGAATtgatgcatccatcatgccagtgtacaagcctctggaggcagtgatatgatctggggttgcttcagttggtcagatcTAGGTTTAAGAAAcgttaaataacaataaaagtcagatgatgacctgaatgtactgattgaccaggttatcacaccAAATATATTTTGGGGTATTTTCCCCATCTGTTGGCATGGACTTATTTCAGGAAGACAATGCCCAGATTTGGGCTATAATTGTGAGGGGATGGATTTGCAAGCATAAAGAATCAATTTCACATGTGAACCATGCCATAATCAAAGCCATAATTccaaaaacaatgaaaataaacataaacaatgcCACGCtgcaatcaaagctaaaggcggcGCTACAAAAGATGAGGGTTCTTCAGCATCATGTTGAATGTTGCCACACAATGGTGTTTAATTAGGTAATGTAGGCTTAACAATACCAGAATTGCTTACTTATATATAGTTGATcctactatgtttttttttatttgcacccACATTTTGTGCCTCTTGCACCagcatacatatataaataatcatatattatttttttttattatgtattatagCAGTATATTTATGTTATGGATGTTTTTTCCTTAAACACATACTCCTGTATATGCagtcattaatatttttaactgGAAGAAGTAGAAGACTCAAGCCCTTCTTTCCtcctgttgccatggtgactTATATGATCTGCATTCCATTGATGaggtcttttatttctttgtgcaCAAGCTTTAATTAAGTTTACCATCACTTAGAGTTAATCGAactaattattgttattgttaatgtTGACAGCTCAACGTTAGTCGACCCAGAGTTCAGGTTTAAACTCAGGGTTTGTTGAACCTGCTTTCTGAAATAGGTTCCAGAAGGGGTTAAGATATGATGCTTGTGAgccaaagaaaataaacatgaacatgGGAGTATATCAGTTGTAGTGTGCAcagtttaattatttcatttgtaatgtctgttaaaaaatatttattttgtaaattggttatttttattctaGTTGTTTCATTatgcaaataaaactaaataaaacttcCTACATGACTACATTATTGGATTACCACCTTCCACAAGGTGGTGTAAATTAAGTTTCAGGGCAATCTTTTAAACCTATTGTGTTCGTCAAACTTGTACACAGCTAGAAGAGCTTTCAGCTCCTGCTCTTACGAAGATGAGCACCTGGTGTGTAGTTCTCCTGTAACCAGTGTCATTGGCCACAATCTGCTCCAGCAAGGCACAATTAGCTCATCCCTGACATCCTTGGGAGCATCATTTTTCACATCGGTAGTCAAACCTGTCACAAAAATACACGTCTTACACACATACGGAAGGCAAGATACAGTGACTTAAAGGCTCTACTTTATCTGATGTTACAAATTTAAACAGTCTCCCCAATTTTTTACTGTCATGCTGAAAAGCATACTACAACaatccacactttttttttattactattctttgtattaaaaacatgcTAAATTAGGTGACAAATATAATTCTGACATCATGTTCACTTGTGTCCTTTTATAATTTAACTacattagttttatttaccaATATTGTGCATTAAAGCAAATTCTCATTAATTGCTCAcgagtttttaataaattttgttttattatttttttaatcaacaataaaaagaatttattAACTGTACATAAACACATTGTGCAGAAAGCACGTTATCTCTACTGTTTGATAAACCAAAATGTACAGACACATTGAAATTCAATGCAAAATAGAAAATTGATGAAAATGaagatattttaaaaaggtGGATATAACATTTGCTTCTTGGCATTGATTCTTAACTATCTGAGTTCGGACTGATTTCTGGTTCTGAtgttaaaactttaaaagaGAAATTGAAATCATGAAtaactaaaaatgtaaaactacaCTTGTAAAAAGCTgcttttaaatgttataaataacaTCTTACTATGcagtaaaatacaaaaagaacatGTCTGGTCGATGAAGCAGAATGGGTATATCTAGGTTGAGCATGAAGATCATGAGTGTCTGTCTCTCGAGTCTCTCCGATGTTTTTCATGATCAGAGTCTCGTCTGTGTTTGTCCCTGTCCCTGTGGTGACTGCTATGATGTCGCTCTTTCCTCCTTTCCCCATGCCTGTCCTCCCGCGAGTGTTTGCTTTTGTGTCTGTGCCTGCTCGGGCTTCGACTCCTGCTGCGACTCCTGCTCCTGCTCTTGCTTCGACTTCGGCTCCGACTCCTGGCCTTGTGCCTCTCTCGCTCATAGTGTTGGCTTTTGTGCCTGTACCTTCCATAGTGGTCTCGGTCATCCTTTTTGAAGGGATCAGCCAAGGGTCTGGACTTCCCATCCCACAGCTCTGAACCTGGATCACTCTTGTTCAAGGGTGGCACGTTTAGCATGGAGGAATCAGGAAACCTTGGGGTTGTAAACGACTGTTGTGGAGGTCCAGAAACTGCCTCTGGGACAGCCTGTGGAAAACATGCTGGAGGAAGCACTGTCTGAGCCCAAGGTGGGGCGCGCATTTGATCATTTTGGGGAAACATCATAGGTGGAGGTGGAGGGTAGTTAAAGGGTGGAGGCGCCTGCTGATGAATGGGTATAAACGGTGCAGGGTTAGATTGGGGTGGGAAGGTgggcactggtccaggatggtAAGCATGGGCAGCTGGTGCGGCGTGATAAGGAGGAAATGCAGCCGGTGGCGGCCCGTGACTTCCAGTATTAaaagaaagaggaggaggaggagggctaAGAAGACGTTGCCTCAATGGCTTGGGGCCTTCATTTTTTCCAGACAAGGAAATAGTGGTGATGGTCTGGATATCTTTAACAGCTTTAAACTCAGATGATGTCAGTGCGGGATCTATTGCTGGTGATGGTTGTGAAGGTGCAGACTGGCTAACCGATGGCTGTTCTGAAGGTGTAGGTGATTGGGTGACTTTTGGTTGTGGTACATCTTTATTTAAAGATGGCTGCTTTATATCAACAGGTTCTGGCGCATCAGTCTTTTTCAAAATGCCAGTGGTGAGCGGTTTTAAAATCTTTGTTGGACTTTCCACATTTTTGTCCTGGGAAATATCTTCAGTGGTATCATTAGTGTTATCTTTCGATGCGGCTGATACAGAAGCAAATACAGTAGACGGGTTTACATCTGGACTGGGCTGTGTGCTTGGTGGTGTAACATCTATTTTCGTTTCGGTGCTGTTAGGTTCGGTTTTAGGCTGAACTGTGGAAAGACTAGCTAGAAAAGTCTCTGTTGATACATCTCCTGGTTTATCCTTTAAGGATAATACAACTCCACTCTGtggttctttttctttcccttgcGGACTCCTGATCTCCTCAGTTGAGCCAGACGACTCTTGTTTATTCTCAACGGATTTGGGATCTTTCTTTTTGATGATGAACCGCTCCAACCTAGGAGTGGTGGGCGTTTTAGGAGTGACACATCCTGAGGTGTCAGTGTCAGAGCTAGATGCCTGACCAAGTGCAGCACTGGTTGTGTTCTTTACTTCATCATCTGCTGGTGTAGCTTTGGACTTCGTCAGCACACCTGGGAGAAAACGCAACGAGACGTTTTCCTCATCCTCAATATCTAACTGAGATTCAGTTGCTGCAGGTTTGCTAGGATTTGCGCTGTCCTTTTTCTGTATCCGTCCAAGACTGCTTATGAAGTCTCTTTCCTCATCTTGGGCCACTGCAGCTTTCTGCACAGGCTCTACCTGAGGTTTGTTCTCCACCAAGAAACTTGGAGGTTCACTAGCCACGCTTGGGAGGAGGACAACAAAGTCCCTTTTGGGCCTTTGGCGAATGATCAATCCCAGAAGAAGATTTGGTCGATTAGTCTCTAAACCTGTTAGAAAtgatcatggaaaaaaaaaaattgttgagaATCAAGTTTGAGCAAATACAGGTCAATATTGGCTTTTGTTTGGATGAAGATGAtctcaaacatttttaaatgatatgcTGTTTTAGCTAAGTTAATTCCTGACCTTTGTTTggtaatgggaaaaaaaaagtaagtggaTATCAGAAGAGTTTGAGAGTCATCAGTGCAAAGTAATCACGGTCTTACCTGGACCATCAAATGGAACAATCTGATGTGGGATTTTTTCAGTGGAACCAAGGGGGATGAGATACATATCTTTAACTTGTTTGCGATTGTTGGCGACGACGCCGTATCGTCTGCGACTGCTGAAATACGCATACAGCAAAGTGTACGAGATCTCATCTTCCTCCGTGTCTGGGGTGAAACGAATTACACATATTTCCTGAGggatgaaaaaaaacagcagatcaTAAGATGTGGCGTTTCATTATTCATATTAATATCGTgcagccataaaaaaaaaaagtcagtgtcACCTTTGTGCCAGAGGCACGGATTTTCTCCACGTAGTCCCAAACCATTTGGGGGGAGATCCTTCCACCAACCTGGATTGTGTCTGGCAGATCCTGTGACATCAAAATAACGGAAATGAAAACTTTTCCTAGATTCGAATGTGCCAAAATACCGGTTCACATCTAAGGACACCCACCTCGGTTAGGTGGTCCAAAATTCCAGAGACTGGGTAAGCTTTTGTGAGGTACCGAGCCACAGAGGGCATGTCTATATATCCGTGCCATAAGGTTTTTAAACCAGCGAGGAACGCAACTGTGTCTTCCTTATTGTTTGCACTTTCCAAcctgaaaagaaacaaatatcaATTCCTAAAAGGCATGATAACATACAACCTTCATTGTCCCATCCCAGGGAATTACTTACTTAAGGCCACATGTATACAccaaatattgtttttgtttgtttgactgCTAACTAATTTACACATATGCTACTTGCATAAAACTTTCATAACGTTTGTTTGTAAACTAACAAGCCAGTCATAGAAAATTACTCCTAGTTCAATGGTCAACCAAGTCATCACTGGTGCAGATTGTACTAACGTATTCTCAGTAAGCCTCACCACggtgaaataaaaaagtatgtgccccttcctgatttgtTACGTTTAAATGATTCATCAagcacattttaatattattcaaAGATGAcctaaaaatttacaaaaaggtTCAATTATaatttcacttactcacttatcttttataccgctttatcagggtcgcagggcacacacacacatagacacactcacactatggacagtttgggaacgccaattagcctaacctgcatatcattgggctgtgggaggaagccggagtacctggaagaaacccatcaagcacagggccgaacatgcacacagagacgggaatcgtgCCTGGCttggaattgaacctggaccctggaggcgcaaggtaacagtgctaaccactacaccaccgtgccgcctgatTTTATTcactaagataaaaaaaaaaaagttacctagttggctctatgtgaaaaagtaatcgcCACCTAAACCTGAGAACTGGTTGTGTTGCACTTggtggcaacaactgcaatcaagcgtttgtgataactggcaataagtctttcacatcactttggaggaattttggtccactgttctttgcagaattgtttagCAATTAATTTGGACAGCTATTTTTACCATAATAAacgaaatcatcatttaaagtcTGCATGTAGTATTtcttgtgttatctttgtgtaGCATAAAAACTTGTTTGATGATGTCATTCGAGTTTGACAATcgcaaacaaaaaattattaggTTAAAGAGGTTATGGGGGGTAAATAATACCTTTCCATAGTACTGTAAATTAACAGCAGAATAAAACACCTTGTTAAACAATGGGTTTCACTCATAAGTTTCCATTGACCTCTCATGAATTTTACCTTGACTCGTAGGAGGGAAAGTTAAGAagaccttcttccattgctctcAAAGACAAGTCATCCACCAGTGCTGATGGAGCAATGGGTGGAGATGTGGGTGTGAGGAGTTCATGGCTCTCCCCTTCTGTAACTGTAGACTGTCTTCTAATGACCTTTGTGGCCACTTTGACAGCCTTAGTGGTCGCCTCCTCTACTGGTGGAGCCATTCGGCCTTGAAGGAggaaagggagagaaagaagcgtttgaaaaagtttattaaataaataaaaaaattcaataacaGTCAGGATTTTGAAGGTTTAACCACACGTTACCTGTGCAGATTTTGCAGTGAAGATCAAAAAGATGAGACTTGTGCAAGCTTGTTGTATCTTTCGTTTTCTTCGGGCTTTCTACCTTTGATTCTGGTGTTTTTTCCTCAGACACCTCAACAGCTTTAGGAATCAGATCAGGCTgaagaaagaaggaagaaattTCTTAATTGAACTTAGACATAAGATTTGAATACTGCATGCAGAAGAAGTTTATTCAGTCTTACCGAGGCCTCTGGGGCTTTTGCAGGTTCTTGGTTCTCGATTTCAATCTCCCCTTTATGTGTAATTTTGGTGACCGGTCGTCTTTCGACTTCTCGCTGTTCTTTCTCGATCATTTCAATTGTCTGCAGATAGGATTGACGAAGACAATCAatatatcaaaataaaatgcTCAGGtatattagagatttttttcatgtatctgtatttgtgtgttaatTTACATGTCGATTCTCCCGTTGTCGCCAAGCAGCCAGTTCCTTGGAGGCTAGTTCTTCTGCACTCATACGAACTAAATCTCGAGGAGGAATCTCTCCCTTGAGAACACGCTTGAATAACACCTGGAAGAGGTTGTGTTTACTTACTGTCAAATGTCAGGCATAAAATTAGCCTTCCAATATGTACAGAAGGGGGGAAAATTACTCGACAGAATTATAAATCTATTATTGCTACACATATGGGTTGAAAGAAGCTCTTACGTTATTCTTTGTGTCTCTAAGATTGAACATAAGGCTTCTGTATTTGTTCTTGTACTTGCTGTCGACACCTTGGAAGAGAGCGAAAAGCTCTTTTTCTGTACCTCTGGCCAATTCTGCTGGCTTCTCTTTTGAAATCTTTAAGTCTGATTCCTTCAGCCTTTGAGCAAGCAACAAAAAGgggttaaatataataataactgattaaataagAGTATGTCACGTTTACATTATAAAGCCAAAGAGCGATTATTTAGTACATCATCATTCTTTAAAACACCatcaaaatcataataataacaactacTATTATCAGAGTAATAATGTCCCGTACAAACCAGTAGCTTTAATTTCTGTTCGaaatgacagtaaaaaaaaaaaagctactagGTTAACAGATCCTATACCTTTTCAGGAGTATTTCCTCTAGTGAGTCGCGTACACTCCTCCTGATCTGTCCGGTGGATGGTTTCTTTAAGCTTGGAACAgaaatttttgcctttttcacaGCTGACCCTGAGAAAACCACACCAAGCAAGtgtttaatgaattttaaattattttccctGCATGTTTTTCATCAGATGCGAAGGAATAACGAGAATCTTACCAGATTTTGGTGCCGACTCCGCTGATAAGCGCCTCTCTCCCGAGTCCTGGTTTAAAGTAACATGAAAATaacaaactcactcactcagatGAACAAATACCAAATTCTGGTAAAAATGATGATCTGTGTGGTACACACTATTATGTTGAATAGAAATTACCAGAA containing:
- the phf3 gene encoding PHD finger protein 3, whose amino-acid sequence is MDIVGTFNHLIPSDQLEDSLLLGQNLECEASDEFASSHSLPGDSLKNMLSDKDPMFGSASAQFHLLENDDTNFQLSGSLEHDMNSSGFSQTSAGGDETPGKFLRGRRKGLAQPQRKQTAVSSRGRGRGGRARRPGPFRGVSSEALSKKTGRISGVKDDEEPGSSNSSTTGKCMEKREELLSRRFNVNEVDPSMNPVVVLRRLTVTVGGYKIELLPGPSHTSATLPTDTLESMSFQDDAVTTGSNGFDLGQTQTFDVLSAPEVVEELQVIEHSVTETPMDLGPYVNPNEVQHANGATEATTDATAAVQNEAEKQSDEKSESKNVTTDKTATKKLLKPKQPVSIAKNKPVSRADIMHKGSKHHKPQDKKVQNTTEENQQQVKGKQNSVGLKRPALTPKPKQTLKPQKEQACDPVKQSVSPSVPLSPPVNKKVSSDSSPGTKLVMNKSPSSGKKPQNPSPAGLKQSQSVKDAPAEEEQEKTKLKKTEKILQRQRSRSSRSVSIDEPELFIPDNAPVMKKGPAEGDPTPASENETAWDSSKQCGLCNKPHSNRFMVGCGRCDDWFHGDCVGLDLAKVQQMEKDDQEFVCLKCCANESVKSNSENPDNNPAPEQKQGPEASVTSGGIRPFRKDSGERRLSAESAPKSGSAVKKAKISVPSLKKPSTGQIRRSVRDSLEEILLKRLKESDLKISKEKPAELARGTEKELFALFQGVDSKYKNKYRSLMFNLRDTKNNVLFKRVLKGEIPPRDLVRMSAEELASKELAAWRQRENRHTIEMIEKEQREVERRPVTKITHKGEIEIENQEPAKAPEASPDLIPKAVEVSEEKTPESKVESPKKTKDTTSLHKSHLFDLHCKICTGRMAPPVEEATTKAVKVATKVIRRQSTVTEGESHELLTPTSPPIAPSALVDDLSLRAMEEGLLNFPSYESRLESANNKEDTVAFLAGLKTLWHGYIDMPSVARYLTKAYPVSGILDHLTEDLPDTIQVGGRISPQMVWDYVEKIRASGTKEICVIRFTPDTEEDEISYTLLYAYFSSRRRYGVVANNRKQVKDMYLIPLGSTEKIPHQIVPFDGPGLETNRPNLLLGLIIRQRPKRDFVVLLPSVASEPPSFLVENKPQVEPVQKAAVAQDEERDFISSLGRIQKKDSANPSKPAATESQLDIEDEENVSLRFLPGVLTKSKATPADDEVKNTTSAALGQASSSDTDTSGCVTPKTPTTPRLERFIIKKKDPKSVENKQESSGSTEEIRSPQGKEKEPQSGVVLSLKDKPGDVSTETFLASLSTVQPKTEPNSTETKIDVTPPSTQPSPDVNPSTVFASVSAASKDNTNDTTEDISQDKNVESPTKILKPLTTGILKKTDAPEPVDIKQPSLNKDVPQPKVTQSPTPSEQPSVSQSAPSQPSPAIDPALTSSEFKAVKDIQTITTISLSGKNEGPKPLRQRLLSPPPPPLSFNTGSHGPPPAAFPPYHAAPAAHAYHPGPVPTFPPQSNPAPFIPIHQQAPPPFNYPPPPPMMFPQNDQMRAPPWAQTVLPPACFPQAVPEAVSGPPQQSFTTPRFPDSSMLNVPPLNKSDPGSELWDGKSRPLADPFKKDDRDHYGRYRHKSQHYERERHKARSRSRSRSKSRSRSRSRSRSPSRHRHKSKHSREDRHGERRKERHHSSHHRDRDKHRRDSDHEKHRRDSRDRHS